Proteins encoded in a region of the Halioglobus maricola genome:
- a CDS encoding class I adenylate-forming enzyme family protein, with protein MYDILQQTIDELTAPDQMFAITETEVRGQTLKAWTHAPANLRDFWLSSAGHGDKDYLVYQNERLTYAQAHEQVARIANWLHTNGVGPGDKVAIAMRNYPEWMLSYWAIACAGATSVGVNAWWVPEELKYGLADSQTSLLICDQERLERFEEIRDAFPDMKVVTTRCETPAWATPWETLLSAPAELPEVEIDPDDDACIFYTSGTTGKPKGAQLTHQGCTNNVLSTLFSNLSQLNAVGKLSEKEGNDPMPPAATSPATIIAAPLFHVTTNNCAAQAQTFLGGKLVHMYKWDAGEALRIIEEEKITTFSSVPVMTREMIAHPDFATRDTSSMAMFGGGGAPVQADLVDKVSERGRGALPAQGYGLTETCGLVASSLGVFLSDKPGAAGRIVPTCEVCAIDSEGNALPAGEIGEICLRSIQVIKGYLNRPDATAETIVDGWLRTGDIGYVDADDFVYLVDRAKDMVLRGGENIYCSEVETVLFKFPGVAECAVFSVPDERLGEEVGAAIVPETGASFSAGELRAFCKDHLSPFKIPKYIWITDTPLPRNATGKFMKRELQSSLAVENAS; from the coding sequence ATGTACGACATACTGCAGCAGACCATCGATGAACTCACCGCGCCCGACCAGATGTTCGCTATCACAGAAACGGAAGTGCGCGGACAGACCCTGAAAGCATGGACCCACGCGCCGGCAAATCTGCGTGACTTCTGGCTGTCGTCTGCCGGGCACGGCGACAAAGACTACCTGGTTTACCAGAACGAACGACTGACCTACGCGCAGGCCCACGAGCAAGTCGCCCGTATAGCCAATTGGCTACACACCAATGGCGTGGGCCCAGGCGACAAGGTCGCTATCGCTATGCGCAACTATCCGGAATGGATGCTCAGCTACTGGGCTATCGCCTGCGCAGGCGCCACTTCTGTGGGCGTGAACGCGTGGTGGGTGCCGGAAGAACTCAAGTATGGCCTCGCCGACAGCCAAACCTCCTTGCTCATCTGTGACCAGGAGCGCCTCGAAAGATTCGAGGAAATACGTGACGCGTTTCCCGACATGAAAGTCGTCACTACGCGCTGTGAAACACCGGCCTGGGCCACTCCGTGGGAAACACTCCTGTCTGCGCCCGCGGAGTTGCCTGAAGTCGAGATCGATCCCGATGACGACGCATGCATTTTCTATACGTCGGGAACAACAGGCAAACCCAAGGGCGCCCAGCTAACTCACCAAGGGTGCACGAACAATGTGCTGAGCACACTGTTCAGCAACCTGAGCCAGCTCAACGCCGTAGGAAAACTGAGCGAGAAAGAAGGCAATGATCCTATGCCACCTGCCGCGACCAGCCCGGCGACAATCATCGCCGCACCGCTATTCCACGTCACAACCAACAACTGCGCGGCCCAGGCGCAGACCTTCCTCGGCGGCAAGCTGGTGCACATGTACAAATGGGATGCGGGCGAAGCGCTGCGAATTATTGAGGAAGAGAAGATCACAACGTTTAGCAGTGTGCCCGTCATGACCAGAGAAATGATTGCCCACCCCGATTTCGCCACCCGCGACACGTCCAGTATGGCAATGTTTGGCGGTGGCGGAGCACCGGTTCAGGCCGACCTCGTAGACAAAGTCTCTGAACGAGGACGAGGCGCGCTGCCAGCCCAGGGCTACGGGCTCACCGAAACCTGCGGCCTGGTCGCAAGCAGCCTGGGTGTCTTTTTGAGCGACAAACCCGGTGCAGCAGGGCGCATCGTCCCAACCTGTGAAGTCTGCGCTATCGATAGCGAGGGCAACGCATTACCTGCCGGTGAAATAGGTGAAATCTGTCTGCGCAGCATCCAGGTCATCAAGGGCTACCTCAATCGCCCGGACGCCACCGCAGAAACTATTGTCGATGGCTGGCTACGCACTGGCGACATTGGCTATGTTGATGCAGACGACTTCGTTTATCTGGTAGATCGCGCCAAAGACATGGTCTTGCGCGGCGGCGAAAACATCTACTGCTCCGAGGTAGAAACAGTGCTGTTCAAGTTTCCCGGTGTTGCCGAGTGCGCGGTATTTTCAGTGCCCGATGAACGCCTGGGTGAGGAAGTAGGCGCAGCAATTGTGCCTGAAACCGGAGCCAGTTTTAGCGCAGGTGAACTGCGAGCGTTCTGCAAAGATCATCTCTCCCCGTTCAAGATTCCCAAATATATCTGGATCACCGACACACCACTGCCGCGCAACGCTACTGGCAAATTCATGAAGCGGGAGCTGCAATCGTCACTTGCTGTCGAAAATGCAAGCTAA
- a CDS encoding TetR/AcrR family transcriptional regulator: MSAQAASKRNYHHGDLKQALLDETARILREEGEEALSLRTLAAKLGVSRTAPYNHFKNKQSLLCAVAEDGFTRFNQSMKNARDLSRDKGGEAITRAMVKAYLDFARSHREYYDLMFAGEFWRSEDLTPALKTKARSVLRQDIERLKRGQQRGLIAQDLDTVQFSQMYWGTLHGISRLSLDGVFTDNTSLKKLCDSTATMLWQQLDPKGN, encoded by the coding sequence GTGAGTGCGCAAGCCGCGAGCAAAAGAAACTACCACCACGGCGACCTGAAACAGGCGCTGCTGGACGAGACCGCCCGCATTCTTCGCGAGGAAGGTGAAGAAGCCCTCTCCCTGCGGACTCTCGCCGCCAAGCTGGGCGTTTCCCGCACGGCCCCCTACAATCATTTCAAGAACAAGCAATCGTTGCTCTGCGCCGTCGCTGAGGATGGCTTCACCCGCTTTAACCAGAGCATGAAGAATGCGCGCGACCTCAGTCGCGACAAGGGAGGCGAAGCCATCACCCGCGCCATGGTGAAGGCATATCTCGATTTTGCTCGCAGCCACCGCGAATACTACGACTTGATGTTCGCCGGCGAATTTTGGCGCTCGGAAGATCTGACACCCGCACTCAAAACCAAGGCCAGGAGCGTTTTGCGACAGGACATCGAGCGCCTCAAGCGCGGACAACAGCGCGGCCTGATTGCACAAGATCTCGATACCGTACAGTTTTCCCAGATGTATTGGGGCACCCTGCATGGCATTAGCCGTCTATCATTGGACGGCGTATTCACCGACAACACCTCACTGAAAAAGCTGTGTGACTCAACTGCCACTATGCTGTGGCAACAGCTGGACCCCAAAGGAAACTAA
- a CDS encoding hydroxymethylglutaryl-CoA reductase, whose translation MSNKIPRNSENDFSAEIIAERQNFLEEKTGAELNHTKQFSFDPASMDGNCEHLFGVAQVPIGVAGPLLVNGEHAQGEFYVPMATIEGTLIASYNRGMRVIRESGGVTTTVCGEAMQRAPAFLFRNAREARDFSLWLKDNFDQVKAQAEATTSVGKLVEIESYVFHNWVNTRFNYTTGDAAGQNMTGRATYMACEWIQQQYPTLRHYMLSSNFDTEKKPSAVNSLGGRGRRVTAELTIPREVLQNLLRITPEQMAYGQQISLMSSYIAGSSSNAAHPVNGLAAMYIATGQDAACVGEAAQSTVYCYVTRSGDLSFSITMPALVMASYGGGTSLGTQRECLELMGCYGKGKAYKLLEIAAGTVVAGELSLGAATRRDKDTGKNEWVDAHETLGRNR comes from the coding sequence ATGAGTAACAAAATACCCCGTAACAGCGAGAATGATTTCAGCGCCGAGATCATTGCCGAGCGTCAGAACTTTCTCGAGGAGAAGACTGGTGCAGAATTGAATCACACGAAGCAATTCTCCTTTGATCCTGCCAGCATGGATGGCAACTGTGAGCATTTGTTTGGCGTGGCACAGGTGCCAATTGGTGTCGCTGGGCCATTGCTGGTAAATGGCGAGCATGCCCAGGGTGAGTTCTACGTGCCTATGGCAACGATTGAAGGCACCCTGATTGCCAGCTACAACCGCGGCATGCGGGTCATTCGCGAGAGCGGCGGTGTGACAACGACGGTTTGTGGTGAGGCGATGCAGCGTGCGCCGGCATTCCTGTTTCGCAATGCGCGCGAGGCGCGCGATTTCTCGCTCTGGCTGAAAGACAACTTCGATCAGGTCAAGGCTCAGGCGGAGGCCACAACCTCAGTGGGTAAGCTGGTCGAGATCGAAAGTTATGTGTTCCATAATTGGGTTAATACGCGTTTCAATTACACTACGGGCGATGCTGCGGGTCAGAACATGACGGGTCGTGCCACCTATATGGCGTGTGAGTGGATTCAGCAGCAATATCCCACCCTGCGCCACTACATGCTTTCGTCTAACTTTGATACTGAGAAGAAACCCTCTGCAGTCAATTCCCTTGGCGGGCGGGGCAGGCGGGTCACGGCCGAGCTGACGATTCCACGCGAGGTGCTGCAAAATCTGCTGCGAATTACGCCTGAGCAAATGGCGTACGGCCAGCAGATCAGCCTGATGAGTTCGTATATCGCCGGTTCGTCCAGCAATGCCGCTCACCCGGTAAACGGCCTCGCGGCAATGTATATCGCCACGGGCCAGGATGCCGCCTGCGTCGGCGAGGCGGCGCAGAGCACCGTTTATTGCTATGTGACTCGCAGCGGTGATCTGAGTTTCTCGATAACCATGCCGGCACTCGTCATGGCGAGCTACGGTGGCGGTACCAGTCTCGGTACCCAGCGGGAGTGTCTGGAATTAATGGGTTGTTATGGCAAGGGTAAGGCCTACAAATTGCTCGAGATTGCCGCCGGCACTGTGGTCGCTGGAGAGCTGTCACTAGGTGCAGCTACCAGGAGAGATAAGGATACGGGTAAAAACGAGTGGGTGGATGCCCATGAAACGCTGGGTCGGAATCGCTAA
- a CDS encoding XdhC family protein — protein sequence MELDILERSRHWCGEDLSPWLCTIVRAVGSSPRPVGSMLCCLASGEQVGSLSGGCVEEDLLERIQQGKIDRKKPQIVEYGVSPEDNEKLGLPCGGRLFVLVQQLDQTDISWIEKAVAAIQQRHCIERRLNLETGATETAHVEHFTHLMQDTDSLRQCFGPKMRMLLVGAGQLAQSLAELALAMDYEVLVTDTRQATLNQWMGPEVPLLQGMPDDIVRAHAADSFSIVITLTHDPRIDDMALMEALNTDAWYVGALGSERTTEKRLRRLRALELDESAIAKLHAPVGLAIGSKTPLEIAVAIMAELTQLRRGSVSEAP from the coding sequence ATGGAGTTGGACATCCTCGAGCGCAGCCGTCACTGGTGCGGCGAGGATCTGTCACCCTGGTTGTGCACGATTGTGCGGGCCGTTGGCTCCTCCCCGCGCCCGGTGGGCTCAATGCTCTGCTGCCTTGCCAGTGGAGAACAGGTGGGATCCCTGTCAGGCGGATGCGTGGAGGAAGACCTGCTCGAGCGCATACAGCAGGGAAAAATCGACCGGAAAAAACCGCAAATCGTCGAATACGGTGTTAGCCCCGAGGACAACGAAAAACTGGGCCTGCCCTGCGGCGGCAGATTATTCGTATTGGTGCAGCAGCTTGACCAGACGGATATATCCTGGATCGAGAAAGCTGTGGCCGCTATCCAACAAAGGCACTGCATCGAACGGCGCCTTAATCTCGAGACGGGGGCTACAGAAACCGCCCACGTTGAACACTTTACCCACTTGATGCAGGACACTGACAGTTTGCGTCAATGTTTTGGCCCCAAAATGCGCATGCTGTTGGTGGGGGCGGGCCAGTTGGCTCAATCTCTGGCCGAACTCGCCCTGGCCATGGACTACGAGGTGCTGGTGACCGACACGCGCCAGGCCACACTAAACCAATGGATGGGCCCTGAAGTACCACTGCTGCAAGGCATGCCCGACGACATTGTGCGCGCCCACGCCGCCGACAGTTTTTCAATCGTCATCACACTTACCCACGATCCCCGCATCGACGACATGGCGCTGATGGAAGCACTGAATACCGACGCATGGTATGTCGGCGCGCTGGGCTCGGAAAGAACCACAGAGAAGCGTTTACGGAGACTGCGGGCACTTGAGCTCGATGAGAGTGCCATTGCCAAACTGCATGCACCGGTGGGGCTCGCCATAGGCAGCAAAACGCCACTGGAAATTGCGGTGGCGATAATGGCGGAGCTGACCCAGCTCCGCCGCGGCTCTGTTTCGGAAGCCCCTTAG
- a CDS encoding xanthine dehydrogenase family protein molybdopterin-binding subunit — translation MNNIQTITRRRFLELTGLASSGVVLMGSLTGTALASVLDEPAGKPLNLFVSIGTDGVVEIIAHRSEMGTGIRTSLPQVVADEMEADWNQVKVIQGLANADYGSQNTDGSRSIRDFYHIMRQMGAAAKHMLEQAAAERWSADSSDVSAKEHKVYHRDGRSLSFGELAVAAAQQDMPELDSLNLKDKQDFQYIGKSVPIVDLDDMCTGRTTYGVDVRIPDMLFASIERTPALQGKAKSFNEAAAKKVAGVVDVVKIDGSPLPSAYNALEGVAVLARDTYSAMHGREQLDVQWDLGDHASYDSASYIDGLAKKVSSGPGVVQRERGDTDKALAAADKSIEATYKAPYLAHAPMEPPMATAHIHDGICEIWACTQTPQSTQRTVAAALGLDQDQVKVHVTLLGGGFGRKSKPDFSVEAALLAKAAGKPVQVIWTREDDIHQDYFHSCSAQYFKGGLDRDGALSAWLAREATPPIASIFNADADIQGAGSLGQSFGTIPFAVPNLRIESHKAPAHMRIGWLRSVYNIPYAFGVGSFMDELAHAAGKNPRDFWLESIGEDRHLTFEQEGLEFSNYGRSLDDYPYDTGRFKNVITRLTNTLAWDEKLPAGQGWGLAAARSFLAYVAVVCKVEVKDGRLSVLEMHTAIDAGTVVNPDRVHSQMEGAMIFGLSLALMGEITFENGQAVQSNFHDYPVARINQTPQIIKTHILPSDALPAGVGEPGVPPVAPSIANAIFAATGQRIREFPFNKTFSV, via the coding sequence ATGAACAACATCCAGACTATTACACGCCGTCGCTTCCTCGAACTCACCGGGCTCGCCAGTTCAGGCGTGGTACTCATGGGCAGCCTGACTGGCACCGCCCTGGCCAGCGTACTCGACGAGCCTGCAGGTAAGCCCTTAAACCTGTTCGTGAGCATTGGGACTGACGGTGTCGTTGAGATCATCGCTCACCGCTCGGAGATGGGCACCGGTATCCGCACCAGCCTGCCCCAGGTCGTCGCCGACGAAATGGAGGCTGACTGGAACCAGGTGAAAGTCATCCAGGGACTCGCCAATGCCGATTACGGCAGCCAGAATACCGACGGATCTCGCTCGATCCGCGACTTCTACCACATCATGCGGCAGATGGGCGCAGCGGCGAAACACATGCTGGAGCAGGCCGCCGCAGAGCGCTGGTCCGCCGATTCCAGTGACGTTTCAGCGAAAGAACACAAGGTCTACCACCGGGATGGACGCTCGCTCAGCTTCGGTGAATTGGCGGTGGCTGCAGCACAACAAGACATGCCCGAACTGGACAGTCTCAATCTCAAGGATAAGCAGGACTTCCAATATATCGGCAAAAGCGTACCCATAGTTGACCTGGACGACATGTGCACTGGCCGCACCACCTACGGCGTGGATGTGCGCATACCCGATATGCTCTTTGCCAGTATTGAGCGAACGCCGGCACTGCAAGGCAAAGCCAAAAGCTTCAATGAAGCGGCGGCAAAAAAAGTGGCTGGAGTGGTGGATGTGGTCAAGATCGACGGCAGCCCGCTTCCATCAGCCTATAATGCCCTCGAGGGCGTGGCTGTTTTAGCCCGGGATACTTACTCGGCAATGCACGGTCGGGAGCAGCTGGACGTGCAGTGGGACCTCGGCGATCACGCCTCCTACGACTCCGCTAGCTACATCGATGGCCTGGCGAAAAAAGTGAGCAGCGGCCCCGGGGTGGTCCAACGCGAGCGCGGCGATACCGACAAAGCACTGGCCGCAGCGGACAAGTCGATCGAAGCAACCTATAAGGCACCCTACCTCGCCCACGCCCCCATGGAGCCACCGATGGCCACCGCCCATATCCATGATGGCATTTGTGAAATCTGGGCCTGCACCCAGACACCGCAGTCTACGCAGCGCACCGTCGCCGCCGCGCTAGGGCTGGACCAAGACCAGGTAAAAGTTCACGTCACCCTGTTGGGCGGCGGTTTTGGCCGCAAATCCAAACCAGATTTCAGTGTGGAAGCGGCTCTACTTGCCAAAGCCGCCGGCAAGCCAGTACAGGTCATATGGACACGTGAAGATGACATCCATCAGGATTACTTTCACTCCTGCTCGGCCCAGTACTTCAAGGGCGGTCTCGATCGCGACGGTGCGCTATCCGCTTGGCTGGCGCGAGAAGCCACTCCACCTATCGCGTCAATATTCAACGCCGATGCCGATATCCAGGGGGCTGGTTCCCTGGGCCAGAGTTTCGGCACTATCCCCTTCGCCGTTCCCAACCTGCGCATCGAAAGCCACAAAGCGCCGGCACATATGCGCATCGGCTGGCTGCGCTCGGTCTACAACATTCCCTATGCCTTCGGTGTCGGCTCCTTCATGGATGAACTGGCGCATGCCGCCGGAAAAAACCCGCGTGACTTCTGGCTGGAGAGTATTGGCGAGGACCGCCATCTCACATTCGAACAGGAAGGCCTGGAGTTCAGCAACTACGGCCGCAGCCTCGACGACTACCCTTACGACACCGGGCGCTTCAAAAACGTGATTACCCGCCTCACCAACACTCTGGCCTGGGACGAAAAATTGCCCGCAGGTCAGGGCTGGGGGCTTGCCGCGGCACGCAGTTTCCTTGCCTATGTGGCAGTGGTCTGCAAGGTGGAAGTGAAAGACGGTCGTCTATCCGTACTGGAGATGCACACCGCTATCGATGCCGGCACCGTGGTCAATCCAGACCGGGTACACTCCCAGATGGAAGGCGCCATGATATTTGGCCTGAGTCTCGCACTGATGGGAGAAATCACGTTCGAGAACGGCCAGGCAGTGCAGTCCAACTTCCACGACTATCCGGTAGCGCGCATCAATCAGACACCACAGATAATAAAAACCCACATACTACCCAGCGATGCACTGCCGGCCGGGGTAGGTGAACCCGGCGTACCGCCGGTAGCGCCGAGTATTGCCAATGCCATATTTGCCGCAACCGGCCAGCGCATCCGCGAGTTTCCGTTTAACAAAACCTTCAGCGTCTGA
- a CDS encoding (2Fe-2S)-binding protein: MQLNINGQLHTLDVSPDMPLLWALRDHAGLTGTKFGCGKGLCGACTVHLDGNPIRSCSTPVSAAQGKRVVTIEGLAVDASHPVQRAWKDNNVPQCGYCQSGQIMSAAALLASNAAPSDGDIDAAMSGNICRCGTYPRIRAAIKQAAGELKGDKS; this comes from the coding sequence ATGCAACTCAACATCAATGGCCAGCTTCACACCCTGGACGTCTCCCCCGACATGCCACTGCTATGGGCTTTGCGCGACCACGCAGGCCTCACCGGCACTAAATTTGGTTGCGGTAAGGGCCTGTGCGGTGCCTGCACTGTCCACTTGGATGGCAATCCCATTCGCAGTTGCTCAACCCCGGTCTCAGCCGCGCAAGGCAAACGCGTAGTAACCATTGAGGGCCTCGCGGTAGACGCCTCTCACCCCGTGCAGAGAGCCTGGAAAGACAACAATGTGCCCCAGTGTGGTTACTGCCAGTCGGGGCAGATCATGTCCGCTGCCGCCCTGCTGGCAAGCAATGCCGCGCCTTCCGACGGCGACATCGACGCCGCCATGTCCGGCAATATCTGCCGCTGTGGCACTTACCCCCGTATCCGCGCGGCGATCAAGCAAGCAGCGGGCGAACTGAAGGGGGACAAATCATGA
- a CDS encoding N-acyl-D-amino-acid deacylase family protein: MYDLIIRNGRIVDGTGQDAFMGDVAVKDGVIAAIGRVEGDAARTIDAAGKIVTPGWVDVHSHMDGQATWDPLCSPAANHGITTLVMGNCGIGFAPCKPNDQARDQLVSVVEDVEDIPGSALHEGIEWNWETFPEYLDELEKFPRAVDVAAQVPHCAVRTYVMGDRGTHNEQATPEDVTQMADIVREGIEAGALGFTTSRTELHTTRLDEVMPGTYADENELLGIGKSIGEIGKGIYGLVSDFANWEEEMDWMKRLSIENNCKVNFVLFFREEEDWPRVQKQLAYVREARKEGAQLIPHVGARPVNILLSWEGTINPFSFNPSYAELSILPDDERLQRLQDPAVRAAILADEPPLMGDEFMDTIIAGWDKLYELGTPPNYEPAPEESIAVRAKQAGVEPAAYAFDVMMKRGGKNVLFFPCFGYSANDLSRQVEMLEDQDSVISLADTGAHCGVLSDASVPTYLLSYLTRDRTRGKRFDLEWAVKLHTHDTARCVGLEDRGTLEEGMKADINVIDFDALQVHAPEIVHDLPAGGRRVFQGADGYEATIVSGQVIMEKGVATSARPGKLIRGTQPSPVAA, encoded by the coding sequence ATGTACGACCTGATTATTCGCAATGGCCGTATTGTAGATGGCACCGGCCAGGATGCCTTCATGGGTGATGTGGCGGTAAAAGATGGCGTGATCGCCGCCATCGGTCGAGTAGAGGGCGATGCGGCCCGTACTATCGATGCAGCTGGCAAAATCGTCACGCCGGGCTGGGTGGATGTGCACTCCCATATGGATGGTCAGGCCACCTGGGATCCCCTGTGCAGCCCGGCAGCCAATCACGGTATTACAACTCTGGTGATGGGAAACTGCGGTATCGGTTTTGCGCCCTGTAAACCCAATGATCAAGCGCGCGACCAACTGGTCTCGGTAGTGGAAGACGTTGAGGATATTCCAGGCTCGGCCCTGCATGAGGGTATTGAGTGGAACTGGGAAACCTTCCCTGAGTATCTCGATGAACTGGAAAAGTTTCCCCGCGCCGTGGATGTGGCGGCCCAGGTGCCGCACTGTGCGGTGCGCACCTACGTCATGGGTGATCGCGGTACACACAATGAACAGGCGACCCCCGAAGATGTGACGCAAATGGCGGACATCGTTAGAGAGGGCATTGAGGCTGGCGCACTCGGTTTCACTACTTCGCGTACCGAACTACACACCACGCGGCTGGACGAGGTGATGCCAGGCACTTACGCCGACGAGAACGAATTGCTGGGCATTGGCAAATCCATTGGGGAAATCGGCAAGGGCATCTATGGCCTTGTGTCCGACTTTGCCAACTGGGAAGAGGAGATGGACTGGATGAAGCGTTTGTCCATCGAGAACAACTGCAAGGTGAACTTTGTACTGTTCTTCCGGGAAGAGGAAGACTGGCCGCGAGTGCAAAAGCAGCTGGCTTATGTGCGCGAAGCGCGCAAAGAGGGTGCTCAGCTCATTCCACATGTAGGCGCCCGGCCCGTGAATATCCTGTTGAGCTGGGAGGGCACGATCAATCCCTTCAGTTTTAATCCCAGCTACGCCGAGCTCTCCATCCTGCCGGATGATGAGCGCTTGCAGCGCTTGCAGGATCCGGCTGTGCGCGCCGCTATTCTGGCGGACGAGCCGCCGCTTATGGGCGACGAGTTCATGGATACCATTATTGCCGGTTGGGACAAGCTCTATGAGCTGGGTACGCCGCCAAATTACGAACCCGCTCCCGAAGAGTCTATCGCTGTTCGAGCGAAGCAAGCCGGTGTTGAGCCGGCGGCTTACGCCTTTGATGTGATGATGAAACGAGGCGGCAAGAACGTCCTGTTCTTCCCCTGTTTCGGCTACAGTGCCAACGACCTCAGTCGACAGGTTGAGATGCTGGAAGACCAGGACTCGGTAATCAGCCTGGCGGATACCGGCGCTCACTGCGGCGTCCTGTCAGACGCCAGTGTGCCAACCTACCTGCTGTCCTATCTCACTCGCGATCGCACGCGAGGTAAACGCTTCGATCTTGAGTGGGCAGTGAAACTGCATACACACGACACAGCTCGCTGTGTCGGCCTCGAGGATAGAGGCACACTGGAAGAGGGGATGAAGGCCGATATCAATGTGATCGATTTCGATGCTCTACAAGTGCATGCCCCCGAGATTGTGCACGACCTGCCCGCCGGCGGGCGTCGCGTGTTCCAGGGCGCGGATGGCTATGAGGCCACAATTGTCAGCGGCCAGGTCATTATGGAAAAAGGTGTGGCGACCAGTGCCCGTCCGGGCAAGCTGATCCGCGGCACCCAGCCTAGCCCTGTTGCAGCCTGA
- a CDS encoding DUF1214 domain-containing protein, which produces MTIKTESRAALRELIDTLEEIDSRWASEEWNLFSQDDVVGAHRNLMHLLEGGLVGHFEYDAMNPQFRRIVTPSRKFTGDNADALYFDAPVSEEGQYRVVGEMDGAVYVSITIETGTETGCMGTGTAGVINSEMFDIVDGRFELFLGGEPRGKNWLGLEDASRITVRYYWEELQSVAADLSREPRIFIEPLHEVPPAPAPSDKSVAAGMRRVSEFVRARTLGIVPMAQREQPAFVSIVPNDFPPPVKPGDFALAAFDAAYSMAPYYLDDDQALVISGRWPECKFANVVLWNRFQQSYDFTTRQISRNRKQTQLEADGSFRLVIAHRDPGVPNWIDTQGVSLGLVFWRFMLPAGDIETPRAEVVSFAEIAAAGPA; this is translated from the coding sequence ATGACGATAAAAACGGAATCCCGCGCTGCGTTGCGCGAGTTGATTGACACCCTGGAAGAAATTGACTCGCGTTGGGCGAGTGAAGAATGGAACCTGTTCTCACAGGACGATGTGGTGGGAGCTCACCGAAACCTCATGCATTTGCTCGAAGGTGGCCTGGTTGGCCATTTCGAATACGATGCCATGAACCCTCAGTTTCGGCGCATTGTGACACCCTCGCGCAAGTTCACTGGCGACAATGCCGATGCCTTGTACTTCGATGCCCCTGTCAGCGAAGAGGGTCAGTACCGCGTTGTGGGTGAGATGGACGGTGCCGTTTATGTTTCCATCACGATCGAAACCGGGACTGAAACTGGTTGTATGGGTACCGGGACTGCCGGTGTTATCAATAGTGAAATGTTCGACATCGTCGATGGCCGCTTCGAACTTTTTCTGGGCGGTGAACCGCGAGGGAAAAACTGGTTAGGGCTTGAAGATGCGTCGCGGATCACTGTCCGCTACTACTGGGAAGAGCTGCAATCCGTCGCCGCCGACCTCAGCCGTGAACCCAGGATATTCATTGAGCCGTTACACGAGGTGCCGCCGGCACCAGCCCCCAGTGATAAGAGTGTTGCCGCAGGTATGCGCCGAGTGAGCGAATTTGTGCGAGCACGCACGCTTGGTATTGTGCCTATGGCGCAGCGCGAACAACCTGCCTTTGTCAGCATTGTCCCCAATGATTTTCCTCCGCCGGTCAAGCCCGGTGACTTTGCTCTGGCAGCGTTTGATGCGGCTTATTCTATGGCCCCCTATTATCTGGATGACGACCAGGCGTTGGTTATCAGTGGGCGTTGGCCCGAGTGTAAATTCGCTAACGTTGTCCTGTGGAACCGTTTCCAGCAAAGCTACGATTTCACTACGCGCCAGATATCTCGAAATCGCAAGCAGACCCAACTGGAGGCCGATGGCAGTTTTCGTTTGGTAATTGCCCACCGCGACCCGGGGGTGCCGAACTGGATTGACACCCAGGGAGTATCGCTAGGGCTGGTCTTTTGGCGCTTCATGTTGCCCGCAGGCGACATCGAAACACCCCGTGCAGAGGTCGTAAGTTTTGCCGAAATTGCCGCAGCGGGACCCGCCTGA